TAATTAAATGTGATTTTCACACTGAAACTCTGAGGCTAACTCTACATCACATGCTGTTTTTTTCAAAATCCCAACCCTTTTTTCCTGGCCAATACACCATCAACCCATCTTTTTTCGTCACTATGGGCAGGGTAAAGAGCTGAAAGGGCCTGGGCCAGACGCCAGAAACGCTGGTCACGTCCGATGCCGTCTTCCACCAGGAATCGCTTAAGAGCTTCGCCACGGCCAGCCGCAAAAAGGAGCATGCTTTGGTGAAGCCGGTCCAAGACGGTCCCTCCTGCCTTCGGGGTGGATTTATCACCCTGGCTACTTTCTTCTTCGGCTTCACTGATTGTGTCAAACAGGCTGAGTTGTTTATATTGCTTTTTGTTTTTTTTAATAGCTTGTTTCTCATTTTTGTTGCCGAAAAGAAAACGAGCCCGTTCGGAGACTGGCAACAAGCGCGCTTTGTCGCCCTTTATTTCAACCACTGAGGTCAGTTTCTCCAGGTGGGCACCCAAGCCCTGAGCTATCTTCCGGGCAGCATCGTATTCCAGGACGTACCCGCCGGAAAACTGCTTCGAACCGCTGGCATTCTCTTCATCGACACTTTCCTCGTCATCATCAGCGGAGGATTCTACGTTGCTGTTACCGTTGGTTCCTGTGGAGAGAGTCCATAGCCACATGGCGGTTAGGCGGCTGTCCTCCTCAAAGCCAGAGGCGTCCGCACCTTCGAAGATCATGTTTAAAGCCTCTCTGGCAACAGCAGCCCAAACCTGTTCCAGGTATTCCCTTAGAGTAACTATCTCGCCGCTGGCTTTCTCCACCCGGCTGTAGCGGGAGAAGATCTCCAGGGCCGGTCCCAAGCAGGCGAAGATGGCATCTGCCCCCACCACTCCTTCTTTTGCCAGGCGTGGCATCCAGTCACGGATGCGCTGGGGAAGTTCTTGCAGCACGTCCCGCCAGTCACCGACTTTCTCTGTCTGGATTGTCCCATCATGGTTCTCACGTGGCCGGCAGACAAGGTGGATGGAAGACGCCAGAGCGGCTGAGTTCTGGGCTCGCATTCTGACAGACCTCTCAGTATCAATTGGCCAAGAAGCAGTAATTGTCCAACCTGCATCCATCATTGCCTGGAGCATAGCTTCCCAACCGGAGGTGGACTTATGGGCGAAGACAGTAACGCCAATACCGGCAGGGTTAAGGATGCGCCGGCCCTCGGCCATTGCCTGGGTCATTTTCTGCTCAAACCACTTCCCATCCTTGTGTGGGTACCGGTCTTGATCCCAACCCGCCATTTCACAAATTTCTTCTTCTTTAGGTGTTAGTGGATTACGGAATAGGTCTGGATAACAATCCCCTATCATGCGTTTGAGCCAAACATAAAAGAAGTCGGACAGGTCAGCATAGGGCACAGCGTTATAGTATGGCGGGTCCGTAATAAACGCGTCCGCCGCATCGTCGGGGAGAAGGTTGGTAATGGCAGAAAAACGCTGGGAATGAGCGTTAGTCCCAACGTCAGCCGAGTCGGATTCTAGTACTTGTTCACGCTCACATACTTCAGCCACCCACTCTATTGCCCCTTCAAAACTTCCCGATGCTGCCCCATACGGGTTAATCTCACAAAAATCCCATAACATGGGCAGGGCCTGACGTCCGAATGTACCTACACAGAATTCTCCGTTGGCCTGCCACCAAGCTAATGAGTTGCATTGTGCTATTACTCTATCAATAGCGAGGGCCAAACAGGTACGTATTTGAATCATTGGCGTATCGTTATTTCTCATCGTTCTCTTCCTATGCAACGTATCCATAGCACAGACAAGTATAATAACAGCCAGGGCCTGCCGGGGGGTAAAAAGACTCCCCCACGTCTCATGTCCGTAGATCGGTGCGTTGAAAACCCCGCTCATAACGGGTAATGTTTCATCCGGCACCAAACTCAGCGGCCCCCTGTGTTCCCGCTTGCGCCGCTCTAGTTCCGCCGCCGCTTTCCTTACTGCTTCTAAGTCCCTTTCTGTGGGCAGGCGGTAAAACCGTCCCTGCTGGCCGGGCCTAGTGGTGACTACGCAAAAAAGCCGCGCGTCCGTCGCCCCGCCCCGGCGCTCTTTCAACTGCCGCCGCACCGAAGCCACCGGCGTGGTGTAGCCGCAAACGGGACAGGTGGCGGAGCCCCGGCGTACCGTGCCCTCTCCTACGTCCCGGGCCTTGACATTCTCAATAATCTCGATATCTACCCACTTTGTTTTCCGGTTTGGGATCAACCGCAGGGCTACCGAGCGATTCCCCTTTTTGGCCAGCCACAGGGAGCGGATCAGCGGTATCTCCGCTCCGCACCCAGGCCCTTCGCAAGTAATTGTCCGCGCCCAGAGGTAGGCAATCGGCGTCGCCCCATCCGGGTCTTTGGGATAAAACTCAGCTAACTCTTTCTCCGCCTCTTTCTTAATCCAATCGCCCCATTTGCGTACCTCTTCGGCCAGGCGCTGACCGTATTTTGGAATGTACTCCAGCACTACCTTATTAAGCAGTACAGCCACCGGGTTCAAATCGCTGGCGAAGGCATCCGCCCCCACCCGCAATGCCTCCAAAGGAATCGATCCGCCCCCGGCAAAGGGGTCCACCACCAGCGGTCGCGTGCCGGGCACTCCTCCCAACGCCTCATGCGCAGCCCGGGTTAAGGCTCGGCTGGTCTCCAGGTATTCAGTTTTCGTAGAGTTGTCCCAATTGGCAAAATCGGCGATAAAATCCAGGAGCGCTTTGCGCAGTTCCTTATTATCACCCAGCTTGGCAGGATTTTTCTGAAAACCTATAAACCGCTTGTAACTTTCCTCCCCCAGCAATCCCAAATGCTCATCTGCCCACTTCTTCATCAGGGTACGGGCCGTCTCGCGAAATGAATCCGGGCACAGCGGGTCAGCCGGGTCGGGCCACAGGGCCGCGCAGATAACTGCCCGGCAGGCTGCCAGCGGTCGCCGCGCCCACCAGATATGCAGAGTGGAGATATGCCCGTGCCGGATGCTTTTTTCTCGCCGGGCATGGGCAGAAATACGTTTAATAGGAAGATCTACTTCGATTAAGCGTTTAGGATATTCTCTCACCTCCGGGATACCTCCTTTAAACCTGCAATCAAAGTTACTATATCTACCTCACTTAAGCTTCTTGCATAAA
Above is a genomic segment from Desulfofundulus luciae containing:
- a CDS encoding DUF1156 domain-containing protein, translating into MREYPKRLIEVDLPIKRISAHARREKSIRHGHISTLHIWWARRPLAACRAVICAALWPDPADPLCPDSFRETARTLMKKWADEHLGLLGEESYKRFIGFQKNPAKLGDNKELRKALLDFIADFANWDNSTKTEYLETSRALTRAAHEALGGVPGTRPLVVDPFAGGGSIPLEALRVGADAFASDLNPVAVLLNKVVLEYIPKYGQRLAEEVRKWGDWIKKEAEKELAEFYPKDPDGATPIAYLWARTITCEGPGCGAEIPLIRSLWLAKKGNRSVALRLIPNRKTKWVDIEIIENVKARDVGEGTVRRGSATCPVCGYTTPVASVRRQLKERRGGATDARLFCVVTTRPGQQGRFYRLPTERDLEAVRKAAAELERRKREHRGPLSLVPDETLPVMSGVFNAPIYGHETWGSLFTPRQALAVIILVCAMDTLHRKRTMRNNDTPMIQIRTCLALAIDRVIAQCNSLAWWQANGEFCVGTFGRQALPMLWDFCEINPYGAASGSFEGAIEWVAEVCEREQVLESDSADVGTNAHSQRFSAITNLLPDDAADAFITDPPYYNAVPYADLSDFFYVWLKRMIGDCYPDLFRNPLTPKEEEICEMAGWDQDRYPHKDGKWFEQKMTQAMAEGRRILNPAGIGVTVFAHKSTSGWEAMLQAMMDAGWTITASWPIDTERSVRMRAQNSAALASSIHLVCRPRENHDGTIQTEKVGDWRDVLQELPQRIRDWMPRLAKEGVVGADAIFACLGPALEIFSRYSRVEKASGEIVTLREYLEQVWAAVAREALNMIFEGADASGFEEDSRLTAMWLWTLSTGTNGNSNVESSADDDEESVDEENASGSKQFSGGYVLEYDAARKIAQGLGAHLEKLTSVVEIKGDKARLLPVSERARFLFGNKNEKQAIKKNKKQYKQLSLFDTISEAEEESSQGDKSTPKAGGTVLDRLHQSMLLFAAGRGEALKRFLVEDGIGRDQRFWRLAQALSALYPAHSDEKRWVDGVLARKKGLGF